In Ochrobactrum vermis, the following proteins share a genomic window:
- a CDS encoding IS630 family transposase translates to MVGRQADVIVLSDADRNFLETQVRRHRAPRSLSDRCRMILLCAQGLQSKDVAERLGVHEHTVGKWRRRFVQDGIEGLTDEYRTGRPRTVSDAQVAEVVERTLNTTPKDATHWSIRSMAANSGLSHTTIRRIWSAFGLQPHRAETFKLSSDPLFVDKVQDIVGLYMSPPDRAIVLCVDEKSQIQALDREQPVLPMAPGVAERRTHTYVRNGTTSLFAALDIATGAVIGRCYKRHRATEFLDFLKRIDAEMPNGPDVHLVMDNYATHKTPRIKAWLARRPHWHVHFTPTSASWINQVERWFAELTRKQLQRGVHRSTAELEADIDTFIEIHNENPTPYKWVKSADQILASVKRFCQKTMNRTSDSGD, encoded by the coding sequence ATGGTTGGCAGGCAGGCGGACGTCATCGTTCTGAGTGACGCAGATAGAAATTTCCTTGAAACTCAGGTGCGTCGGCATAGAGCGCCACGCTCCTTGTCAGATCGATGCCGGATGATATTGCTGTGCGCGCAGGGTTTGCAAAGCAAGGACGTTGCCGAACGCCTGGGTGTTCACGAGCACACTGTTGGCAAGTGGCGCCGCCGGTTCGTGCAAGATGGCATTGAAGGGCTGACAGATGAATATCGTACGGGTCGACCGCGAACTGTTTCAGACGCTCAGGTTGCTGAAGTTGTCGAGCGTACATTGAACACCACTCCCAAGGATGCCACGCACTGGTCCATTCGTTCGATGGCAGCTAACAGCGGCCTCTCGCATACCACCATCCGTCGGATATGGAGCGCATTTGGCTTGCAGCCGCATCGTGCCGAGACATTCAAGCTTTCCTCTGATCCGCTCTTCGTCGATAAAGTTCAGGACATCGTCGGCCTCTATATGTCGCCACCAGACCGGGCGATTGTGCTCTGCGTGGATGAGAAATCGCAAATCCAGGCATTGGATCGCGAGCAGCCTGTGCTGCCCATGGCGCCAGGTGTCGCCGAACGACGTACCCATACCTATGTCCGCAACGGCACGACATCGCTGTTCGCCGCGCTCGACATTGCCACTGGGGCGGTGATAGGTCGTTGCTACAAGCGTCACCGGGCGACTGAATTCCTTGACTTCCTGAAGCGGATCGACGCCGAAATGCCCAATGGGCCGGACGTGCATCTGGTAATGGACAACTATGCGACCCACAAGACGCCGAGGATCAAGGCCTGGCTCGCGCGCCGCCCACACTGGCATGTTCACTTCACACCAACGTCGGCATCCTGGATCAATCAGGTAGAGCGGTGGTTCGCAGAACTGACACGAAAGCAGTTGCAGCGCGGCGTACATCGTTCCACCGCAGAACTGGAAGCCGACATTGACACCTTCATCGAAATCCACAACGAAAACCCCACCCCATATAAGTGGGTCAAATCCGCCGACCAAATCCTCGCTTCGGTCAAGCGTTTCTGCCAAAAAACAATGAACCGAACTTCAGATTCAGGTGACTAG
- a CDS encoding DUF805 domain-containing protein encodes MHWIFAFGILVSLLFVFVISYKNKPPQGPNRFGMAASPVDFPTVVVRFVTGYLDFKGRASRTEFWYAMLFYVLLLFVLVRLNLPDLVVTILLVVTMIPFFSVTTRRLHDTNRSGWFQLVSWFMPVGTIVTLFWFNEPARD; translated from the coding sequence ATGCATTGGATTTTTGCTTTTGGTATATTGGTTTCGCTGCTTTTTGTTTTTGTAATTTCCTACAAGAACAAACCACCCCAAGGCCCTAACCGCTTCGGTATGGCGGCTTCGCCTGTCGACTTTCCGACTGTGGTCGTGAGATTCGTTACCGGATACCTTGATTTCAAGGGTAGAGCGAGCCGTACGGAATTCTGGTATGCGATGCTTTTCTATGTGTTGCTTCTCTTCGTGCTGGTCCGGCTCAATCTCCCGGACCTTGTTGTTACGATCTTGCTGGTCGTTACAATGATACCGTTTTTCTCCGTCACCACACGGCGACTGCACGACACGAACAGAAGCGGTTGGTTTCAGCTCGTCTCGTGGTTTATGCCTGTCGGCACGATCGTTACCCTGTTCTGGTTCAACGAACCGGCACGCGATTAA
- a CDS encoding RcnB family protein, protein MKPIVIALTAFSFLAAPAAMAQSYPSHHGKPSYSQMHKGGPKYDARKYDNRRHQSWKTGNRLPPNYRGHVVNNYSGYKLRKPPRGYHWVKVNNDYMMIGIATGIISSIVAGR, encoded by the coding sequence ATGAAGCCGATCGTTATTGCTCTTACTGCCTTTTCCTTTCTCGCGGCACCTGCTGCGATGGCACAATCTTATCCGTCGCATCACGGCAAGCCGTCTTACAGTCAGATGCACAAGGGCGGTCCGAAATATGACGCGCGTAAGTATGACAACCGCCGTCACCAGAGCTGGAAGACGGGTAACCGTCTGCCGCCAAACTATCGCGGTCACGTCGTGAACAATTATTCGGGCTACAAGTTGCGTAAGCCGCCACGTGGCTATCACTGGGTCAAGGTCAACAATGATTATATGATGATCGGCATCGCGACCGGAATCATTTCATCCATTGTCGCGGGCCGGTAA
- a CDS encoding YMGG-like glycine zipper-containing protein: MRKVALGLVALLAITGCTTTEKDISIGTGAGAIIGGIAGGGRGALIGAGAGALGGLLVRELRNGNCQYRDRHGRMYVARCRR; the protein is encoded by the coding sequence ATGCGGAAAGTGGCGCTTGGGTTGGTTGCTTTGCTCGCAATAACGGGCTGCACGACCACGGAAAAGGATATTTCCATCGGCACCGGTGCGGGGGCCATTATCGGCGGCATTGCGGGTGGCGGACGCGGCGCGCTTATCGGTGCTGGCGCGGGCGCCTTGGGCGGCCTGCTGGTGCGTGAACTGCGCAACGGCAATTGCCAATATCGTGACCGTCACGGCCGCATGTATGTGGCTCGCTGCAGGCGATAG
- a CDS encoding transporter substrate-binding domain-containing protein: protein MQVGVYVSEPFVNKQGNAYSGMAIDIWQDIAARMSLASQYVEYPNYAELVKAVSEGKVEAAVTNLTITEQRAEIVDFTHPWFDAGLRIMVHTEAGNGWDDLINRLDDAGHLVTYAWILGILITATILLTIFDRRFDAGFPKRWREGLAESFHHVVSIATSGKTSRKNLFGWMGRIWQTFWMVFGIAIIAYLTSSITSVMTVAHIDNNISSLADLQGKSVGVRSGSVAEQFLRSRSIATVPFDHLPEAVNALVNDEIAAIVSDGPVLEYYAHQHADQPVDLVGNIFSPDKYGFAFPRHSELVKPASIAIISAHENEAVAKLKAKYFGPEN from the coding sequence GTGCAGGTCGGCGTCTATGTCAGCGAGCCCTTCGTCAACAAGCAGGGCAATGCCTATTCCGGCATGGCAATCGATATCTGGCAGGATATCGCCGCGCGAATGAGCCTCGCTTCGCAATATGTGGAATATCCGAACTATGCCGAACTCGTAAAAGCTGTATCGGAAGGCAAGGTTGAAGCCGCCGTCACCAACCTGACCATCACGGAACAGCGCGCCGAAATCGTGGATTTCACCCATCCATGGTTTGATGCGGGTTTACGCATCATGGTGCATACAGAAGCAGGCAACGGCTGGGACGATTTAATCAATCGCCTTGATGATGCCGGGCATCTGGTAACCTATGCTTGGATTCTCGGCATTCTTATTACCGCCACCATATTGCTGACGATCTTCGACAGGCGTTTTGATGCAGGTTTTCCGAAGCGCTGGCGCGAGGGACTGGCGGAAAGCTTCCATCACGTGGTTTCCATCGCGACATCTGGCAAAACCTCGCGGAAAAACCTGTTCGGCTGGATGGGGCGCATCTGGCAAACGTTCTGGATGGTATTCGGCATAGCGATTATCGCCTACCTGACCTCGTCGATTACAAGCGTGATGACCGTCGCCCATATCGACAACAATATTTCGAGCCTCGCCGACTTGCAGGGGAAATCCGTAGGTGTGCGTTCTGGCAGTGTCGCGGAACAATTCCTGAGGTCACGCTCGATCGCAACAGTTCCTTTCGATCACCTTCCTGAAGCCGTGAACGCACTCGTCAATGATGAAATCGCGGCAATCGTCAGCGACGGACCTGTTCTGGAATATTATGCCCACCAGCACGCCGACCAACCTGTCGATCTGGTCGGCAATATATTCAGCCCGGATAAATATGGCTTTGCGTTTCCGCGCCATAGCGAGCTTGTCAAACCCGCGAGCATCGCGATCATCAGCGCCCATGAGAATGAAGCAGTCGCCAAGCTGAAAGCCAAGTATTTCGGCCCCGAGAACTGA
- a CDS encoding DUF982 domain-containing protein, translated as MSDRLFDSPIFVKDGKFLIREIAGPIDAIDFLYEWPQDDRDVIYEVAWSACCDAHSGQKPLIVAHTAFEGFARKRNILEKPEAAMPWMTSHSNGGGRVPV; from the coding sequence ATGAGCGACCGTTTGTTTGACAGTCCAATTTTTGTGAAGGACGGCAAATTTCTAATCAGGGAGATTGCAGGCCCTATCGACGCAATCGATTTCCTATATGAGTGGCCACAGGATGATCGAGACGTCATCTATGAAGTAGCATGGAGCGCCTGTTGCGACGCCCACAGTGGTCAGAAACCTCTAATCGTGGCGCATACCGCATTTGAAGGATTTGCACGAAAACGCAACATTCTAGAAAAACCCGAAGCCGCTATGCCGTGGATGACTTCGCATAGCAATGGCGGAGGGCGCGTTCCGGTATGA
- a CDS encoding HlyD family secretion protein, producing the protein MFEFLLCSMITILPDYLYRRFGQGKRIGREITVYSVWFELRWGITACLILTVSLITIIFYYHPSTSHVTAAFRTVTILPEIGGRVDEVYVTRNQKVKAGEPLFKLDDSKQKAALETARKQIAEIDAETIVAKSDLVASDARIKQAEAAFVQAQSDVDTQLELQRRNPNIVARKDIERLRSIADGRGSELAAATANKQTLETKITTLLPAQKASSEALASQAEVELGKTVVKAGVSGTVQQFTLRAGEVVNPLLRPAGILVPETAGRIALVAGFGQIEAQVMKPGMIAEATCIGKPFTIIPMVVTEVQDVIAGGQVRASDQLVDIQQLAKPGTITVTLEPLYGGQLADIPPGSSCVANAYTSNHKELQSGKAGTMRSIFLHAVDATGLVHAMILRIQAVMLPVQTLVLSGH; encoded by the coding sequence ATGTTTGAATTCTTGCTTTGCTCCATGATCACCATACTCCCCGATTACCTCTACCGCCGATTTGGTCAGGGGAAACGGATCGGGCGCGAAATTACAGTTTATTCCGTGTGGTTTGAGCTCAGATGGGGGATCACGGCTTGCCTCATCCTCACAGTCTCCCTGATCACCATCATTTTCTATTACCATCCATCTACATCCCATGTTACTGCTGCATTCCGAACGGTAACCATTCTTCCGGAAATAGGCGGACGGGTCGATGAAGTGTACGTCACGCGAAACCAGAAGGTGAAAGCTGGCGAGCCGCTGTTCAAACTCGATGACAGCAAACAAAAGGCGGCGCTGGAAACGGCCAGGAAGCAGATCGCCGAAATCGATGCCGAAACGATTGTTGCCAAAAGCGATCTCGTGGCATCCGATGCCCGGATAAAACAAGCAGAAGCAGCCTTCGTCCAAGCGCAAAGCGATGTAGATACCCAGCTCGAACTGCAACGCCGCAACCCCAATATTGTCGCTCGCAAGGACATTGAACGTCTCCGGTCGATAGCGGATGGCAGAGGTAGCGAACTGGCAGCGGCAACCGCCAACAAGCAGACGCTCGAAACGAAGATCACCACATTGCTTCCGGCACAAAAGGCAAGTTCAGAGGCCTTGGCTTCTCAGGCAGAGGTGGAACTCGGCAAGACCGTCGTGAAGGCAGGCGTTTCGGGAACTGTTCAACAATTCACGCTACGCGCCGGAGAGGTCGTCAATCCACTGCTTCGTCCTGCCGGGATACTGGTGCCGGAAACAGCAGGCCGAATAGCCCTTGTTGCCGGTTTCGGGCAGATCGAAGCCCAAGTTATGAAGCCCGGCATGATTGCCGAAGCCACATGCATTGGGAAGCCATTTACCATTATTCCGATGGTCGTAACCGAAGTACAAGATGTTATCGCTGGCGGACAGGTGCGAGCGAGCGACCAGTTGGTCGACATTCAGCAATTGGCGAAGCCGGGAACGATCACTGTCACTCTTGAGCCTCTCTACGGAGGGCAACTGGCTGACATTCCTCCAGGTAGCAGCTGTGTCGCGAACGCATACACAAGCAACCATAAGGAATTGCAGTCCGGCAAAGCCGGGACGATGCGATCGATATTCCTGCACGCTGTCGATGCCACAGGCCTTGTTCACGCCATGATTCTGAGAATTCAGGCTGTGATGTTGCCAGTGCAGACACTTGTCCTTTCTGGGCACTGA
- a CDS encoding DUF982 domain-containing protein has protein sequence MSWEQPVDVELYGVGKYRVVPDTQTAAKCLLNNWPKDAHGQEYEEALQACLADMEGLPNTARESFVKAAQAAGLTIRPNQWN, from the coding sequence ATGTCTTGGGAGCAACCAGTAGACGTTGAACTGTACGGCGTTGGAAAATACCGTGTCGTGCCTGATACGCAAACGGCAGCAAAGTGCTTGTTGAACAATTGGCCCAAAGACGCTCACGGTCAGGAATACGAAGAAGCCTTGCAGGCTTGCCTAGCCGATATGGAAGGCCTGCCAAATACGGCCAGAGAGTCGTTCGTCAAAGCCGCCCAAGCAGCGGGCCTGACGATACGGCCAAACCAATGGAATTGA
- a CDS encoding twin-arginine translocation signal domain-containing protein translates to MNRRRFLSFLGLAPVAAAIPAMAEKPTEIGRARFLMETTAGDHSSHISVEVVEYPLSKPTFKGWANGLTKASVKLLQRLTGSPRIKRNIKLAG, encoded by the coding sequence ATGAACCGCCGTCGCTTCCTTTCCTTCCTCGGCCTTGCTCCTGTAGCTGCTGCCATTCCTGCAATGGCGGAGAAGCCGACCGAGATCGGACGCGCAAGATTCTTGATGGAAACGACCGCCGGGGATCATTCATCCCACATCAGCGTGGAGGTTGTGGAATATCCGCTCTCGAAGCCGACCTTCAAGGGGTGGGCAAATGGCTTAACGAAAGCATCCGTGAAACTATTGCAGAGGCTAACCGGCTCGCCCAGAATAAAGCGTAATATCAAACTGGCGGGGTAG
- a CDS encoding AI-2E family transporter — protein sequence MESIDNPDSAVRSVTTAPPRLPTLAAMAVAVAILYFAKDVFLPLAIAVLLTFALAPIVAFLRRAGLPRVFAVITSVAGGFLIVAVFSAVVAFQVSEVGQNISLYQYNIIEKIRTLKEASSDNSFFDRLNRFAERIGTEINRPEQKTQALPSDQPEEKPLLVQIFAPRHPVETLRSIIEPLIGPLATTGLVVVVVIFMLLEREELRDRFIRLVGYGDLHRTTEALQDAGKRVGQYLLTQLVVNITYGVPLAFGLWILGIPNAALWGMLAIVLRFVPYIGPVIAAILPLFLAFAVAPGWSLLLWTIGLFVIIELLINNVIEPWLYGSRTGLSPLAIIVSAIFWTWLWGPVGLVLSTPLTVCLVVLGRHVPQFEFLEILFGNEPVLDPKERLYQRLLAGDPDEATDNAEEMLEQKYLVEFYGSVAIPALLMAEQDRLRGVLTEPQLQIVAESAKTLVANLEQIASEEEGDDEEIAIENPDGDDSASDLELPSGEGRSLLTFGGRKGLDDTAAIMLAQVLAVQGASAEAVAHDALKPANLRALDLSGRDTLLICFLDRQAARHARFAVRRLRRRRPSVRIGVVLWHDLSEARSVDREALREEMQADFVACTMIEAVVEGLSEIVPKPLKTATKTVRARSRKVAAAKQN from the coding sequence ATGGAGAGCATCGACAATCCGGATTCTGCGGTGCGTTCCGTCACGACTGCACCACCACGCCTGCCGACGCTGGCGGCAATGGCCGTTGCCGTTGCTATTCTCTATTTTGCAAAAGACGTCTTTCTGCCACTCGCGATAGCTGTGCTGCTGACGTTTGCGCTTGCGCCAATCGTCGCCTTTCTGCGCAGGGCAGGTCTTCCGCGAGTGTTCGCGGTGATTACGAGCGTGGCAGGCGGGTTTTTGATCGTGGCTGTATTCAGCGCGGTGGTTGCCTTTCAGGTCTCGGAAGTCGGGCAGAATATCTCGCTCTATCAATATAACATCATTGAGAAAATCCGGACCCTCAAGGAAGCAAGCTCCGACAACAGCTTCTTCGACAGGCTCAACCGCTTTGCCGAGCGCATCGGCACCGAAATCAACAGGCCGGAACAAAAAACACAGGCTTTGCCTTCGGACCAGCCGGAGGAAAAGCCGCTCCTCGTCCAGATATTTGCGCCGCGCCATCCGGTTGAAACGCTTCGGAGCATAATCGAACCACTCATAGGTCCGCTGGCGACGACCGGGCTTGTCGTTGTTGTGGTGATTTTCATGCTGCTCGAACGGGAGGAACTGCGGGATCGCTTCATAAGGCTGGTCGGCTATGGTGATCTTCACCGCACGACAGAAGCCTTGCAGGATGCGGGAAAGCGGGTCGGTCAGTATTTGCTGACCCAGCTTGTGGTGAATATAACCTATGGCGTGCCTCTCGCCTTCGGTCTCTGGATACTGGGTATTCCGAATGCGGCTCTATGGGGAATGCTGGCCATCGTTTTGCGCTTCGTTCCCTATATCGGACCGGTCATTGCGGCGATCCTGCCGCTGTTCCTCGCCTTTGCCGTCGCTCCGGGCTGGAGCCTGTTGCTCTGGACGATCGGGCTCTTCGTCATCATCGAGCTTCTTATAAACAATGTGATCGAGCCGTGGCTTTACGGTTCTCGCACCGGCCTGTCACCGCTCGCGATCATTGTATCTGCCATTTTCTGGACATGGCTGTGGGGGCCTGTCGGACTTGTTCTATCAACACCTTTGACGGTCTGCCTTGTGGTGTTGGGACGTCATGTGCCGCAGTTTGAATTTCTGGAAATTCTGTTTGGCAACGAACCTGTGCTCGATCCGAAAGAACGCCTCTATCAACGCCTTTTGGCCGGTGATCCGGATGAGGCTACGGATAATGCCGAGGAAATGCTGGAGCAAAAATATCTGGTCGAGTTTTACGGCTCGGTCGCTATTCCCGCTCTCTTGATGGCAGAGCAAGACCGCCTTCGTGGAGTTCTGACTGAGCCGCAACTTCAGATCGTTGCCGAAAGCGCGAAGACGCTGGTCGCCAATCTGGAGCAGATTGCGAGCGAGGAAGAAGGTGATGACGAGGAGATAGCGATTGAGAATCCGGACGGGGATGACAGTGCTTCCGATCTGGAGCTTCCTTCTGGCGAAGGCCGTTCGCTTCTGACCTTCGGGGGCAGAAAGGGGCTCGACGATACGGCTGCAATCATGCTGGCGCAGGTGCTTGCCGTACAGGGCGCTTCAGCGGAAGCCGTTGCGCATGATGCGCTGAAACCGGCAAATCTCCGGGCGCTGGATCTTTCCGGAAGGGATACGCTGCTTATCTGTTTTCTGGATCGGCAGGCGGCGCGCCACGCCCGGTTTGCCGTTCGCCGTCTGCGACGGCGGCGGCCTTCTGTGCGTATAGGCGTGGTGCTATGGCATGATCTGAGCGAAGCACGATCCGTTGACCGCGAGGCATTACGGGAAGAAATGCAGGCGGATTTCGTCGCCTGCACCATGATAGAGGCCGTCGTGGAAGGGCTCTCCGAAATCGTGCCGAAACCCTTGAAGACGGCAACGAAAACGGTCCGCGCGCGGTCGCGCAAGGTGGCCGCTGCAAAACAGAATTAG
- a CDS encoding leucine-rich repeat domain-containing protein produces the protein MTPAQGYQLALDRIAWRAAGRPDPATLDEWPNDDDLDYLLSRHSHDTLDLNSLKLRTIPDELYQSGGIAFLFLMDNRIETLPERFTEMLRLEQLSLFGNPLREIPASLLLMAGLEGLYLGRSALTRLPHLDRPSTSIKTLGLERTEWLEIPDGYLANFPNLRSLSLGYSSRHKIPDEVFGLAELIQLDFEGNSLKALSPQIGRLTKLLSLQLRDCKLETLPKELGELTKLEEKAGSGPFGLHISGNPFKDKELRRIAKLKNPQQTVEALLWARANGS, from the coding sequence TTGACGCCGGCGCAGGGCTATCAACTCGCGCTTGACCGCATCGCCTGGCGTGCGGCGGGTCGGCCCGACCCGGCGACGCTGGATGAGTGGCCGAACGATGACGATCTCGATTACCTGCTCAGCCGGCATTCGCACGATACGCTCGACCTAAATAGTCTGAAGCTGCGGACGATTCCCGATGAACTGTATCAATCGGGAGGCATCGCGTTCTTGTTTCTGATGGACAACAGGATAGAGACCTTGCCGGAGCGGTTCACGGAAATGCTCCGGCTTGAACAGTTATCGCTTTTCGGAAATCCGTTGCGCGAGATCCCGGCATCCCTCCTTCTCATGGCCGGACTGGAAGGGCTTTATCTTGGTCGCAGCGCGCTCACCAGGCTGCCGCATCTCGACCGGCCGTCAACCAGCATCAAGACACTTGGGCTGGAGCGCACCGAATGGCTGGAGATCCCCGATGGCTATCTCGCCAATTTCCCGAACCTTCGAAGCCTGTCCCTGGGTTACTCGTCCCGGCACAAGATCCCGGATGAGGTCTTTGGTTTGGCCGAACTCATTCAGCTTGATTTCGAGGGGAATTCGCTCAAGGCGCTCTCCCCGCAGATAGGGCGGCTGACGAAACTGCTCAGTCTCCAACTTCGGGACTGCAAGCTGGAGACGCTGCCAAAGGAGCTGGGCGAACTCACCAAGCTCGAAGAAAAGGCGGGAAGCGGACCATTCGGCCTCCATATCTCCGGCAATCCGTTCAAGGATAAGGAGCTGAGGCGCATTGCCAAGCTGAAAAATCCGCAGCAGACGGTCGAAGCGCTTTTATGGGCTCGTGCCAATGGAAGCTAA
- a CDS encoding SH3 domain-containing protein, which translates to MKLALKAALIAVGVFAAGAAQAANAISTTNLNIRTGPGTRYATLGSIPSGAPVTVRGCTSGYGWCQVSYGPTYGWASSRYLAFREGTSSGYSDDFGRTAALIGIPLIAGVAIGSALDDRDDYWYRDRRYYRDRHWDRRGWHDRPDWHGRPGNHGPRVYMRQRGPDGPHGQ; encoded by the coding sequence ATGAAGCTTGCTCTCAAAGCCGCCCTAATTGCTGTGGGCGTATTTGCGGCGGGCGCAGCGCAGGCGGCGAACGCCATATCCACCACCAACCTCAATATCCGCACCGGCCCCGGCACGCGCTATGCGACGCTGGGCTCCATCCCAAGTGGCGCGCCCGTGACCGTGCGCGGCTGCACATCCGGCTACGGCTGGTGTCAGGTCAGCTACGGCCCGACCTATGGTTGGGCATCGTCGCGCTATCTGGCATTTCGGGAGGGAACATCCAGCGGTTATTCCGATGATTTCGGCCGAACGGCTGCGCTCATCGGCATTCCGCTCATTGCAGGCGTCGCTATAGGTTCTGCTCTCGATGACCGCGATGACTACTGGTATCGTGATCGCAGATACTATCGGGACAGACACTGGGATCGCCGTGGATGGCATGACCGCCCCGACTGGCATGGACGTCCCGGTAATCATGGGCCGCGGGTTTACATGAGACAGCGTGGACCGGACGGCCCGCATGGGCAGTAA